The Collimonas fungivorans Ter331 genome has a segment encoding these proteins:
- a CDS encoding porin, producing the protein MTFKLKPLQAAFIVAFSLPSLTLSTAAKADAATDARIEALEQQVKLLTTKLEQVSTKQEAPAAAEVAAATPSASPALGERARKFFEAIKDVEFYGNLDVSIDGSTKGLKNSYNDVGGNRVVSPVGQNGWQSDLSTNLSYVGIRGKHPIGDTLSLVYQLETQIDITATAGSSNSTSAQDTTVKGALTARNSYLGLADVRWGAVKLGKTDAPYKTSTARMNPFSGMWGDYSVIMGNTGGDNRVEFGTRLDHALWYESPKWHGWSFNALISPGQNRGYENSIQASGESSCTGGNIPGSGGGAIACVDGSYGTAYSANVAYENGPLYVTGAYELHSRVNRSGDVGGTPQALVNPIGLDPNDVGNEYAYKIGAQYAFPTKTTLSAIYEVMRRNIPAYLNEQNERSRNGYWLALTQELTPDDSLSIGWAHANATPGDPGQHNTSAADSIGTISPDNAANMYTLAYKHKIDKQTTWYANYALTANHALAHYDLGAGGRGVTADCHDGQTIAAGAPNCYAGGRLQGVSAGVNYKF; encoded by the coding sequence ATGACGTTCAAACTGAAGCCGCTGCAAGCGGCATTTATTGTTGCATTTTCCCTTCCCTCACTGACGCTGTCCACCGCGGCCAAGGCCGACGCAGCAACCGACGCCCGCATCGAGGCGCTGGAACAGCAGGTAAAACTGCTGACGACAAAACTGGAGCAGGTGTCCACCAAACAAGAAGCTCCCGCCGCCGCGGAAGTTGCCGCTGCAACACCTTCCGCATCGCCAGCGCTGGGTGAACGGGCGCGCAAGTTCTTCGAAGCGATCAAGGATGTCGAGTTCTACGGCAACCTGGATGTATCGATCGACGGCAGCACCAAAGGTTTGAAGAATTCATACAACGACGTCGGCGGCAACCGGGTGGTGTCTCCGGTCGGGCAAAACGGCTGGCAATCCGATCTGTCCACCAACCTCTCTTATGTCGGCATACGCGGCAAACATCCGATCGGCGACACCTTGTCGCTGGTCTATCAGCTGGAAACGCAGATCGATATCACCGCCACTGCCGGTTCCTCCAATTCCACCAGCGCCCAGGATACGACTGTCAAAGGCGCGCTGACCGCGCGCAACAGCTATCTCGGCCTGGCCGACGTCAGGTGGGGCGCAGTCAAGCTCGGCAAAACCGACGCCCCGTACAAAACTTCCACCGCCCGCATGAATCCTTTCTCCGGCATGTGGGGCGACTACTCGGTCATCATGGGCAATACCGGCGGCGACAACCGGGTCGAATTCGGCACCCGCCTGGACCACGCGCTCTGGTACGAATCGCCCAAGTGGCATGGCTGGAGTTTCAATGCGCTGATCTCGCCGGGCCAGAACCGCGGTTATGAAAACTCGATCCAGGCCAGCGGCGAATCGAGCTGCACCGGCGGCAATATCCCGGGCAGCGGCGGCGGCGCGATTGCTTGCGTCGACGGCAGTTACGGCACTGCGTACAGCGCCAATGTCGCCTATGAGAACGGACCGTTGTATGTAACCGGCGCCTATGAACTGCATTCCAGGGTTAACCGCAGCGGCGATGTCGGCGGCACGCCGCAAGCACTGGTCAATCCGATAGGACTGGATCCGAACGATGTCGGCAATGAGTATGCCTATAAAATCGGCGCGCAGTACGCCTTCCCGACAAAAACCACCCTTAGCGCCATCTACGAGGTGATGCGCAGGAATATTCCGGCTTACCTGAACGAGCAAAACGAACGCTCGCGCAACGGTTACTGGCTGGCGCTGACGCAAGAGCTGACGCCGGACGACAGCTTGTCGATCGGCTGGGCCCACGCCAACGCCACGCCCGGCGATCCGGGCCAGCACAATACCAGCGCGGCCGACAGCATAGGCACCATCAGCCCCGACAATGCGGCCAACATGTACACCCTGGCGTATAAACACAAGATCGACAAGCAAACCACCTGGTATGCGAACTATGCGCTGACTGCCAACCACGCCCTGGCCCACTATGACCTGGGCGCAGGCGGACGCGGCGTGACTGCCGATTGCCACGACGGCCAGACGATTGCAGCCGGTGCACCGAACTGCTATGCAGGAGGACGTTTACAGGGTGTATCGGCAGGCGTGAATTACAAATTCTGA